The genomic segment AACCTGGGGAATACCTGCCACTATGAGTGGATTAATGGTCGCGGGTTTAGTTTATGTCTTATTAGGTGCAGTAATTAAAGTTCGAGGTGTCGCATTTATTCATAAACTACTGCCTCCTGTGGTGGTTGGCCCCGTAATTATGGTGATCGGTTTAGGCTTAGCCCCTACCGCTGTAAATATGGCATTAGGTAAAACTGGCGATGGTGGATTCCAGCTTGTTGATGGGCAAATTGCATTTTGGATTGCTGCTGCCTCACTATTTACCACGATTGGCGTCAGTGTTTTCTCTAAAGGATTCTTTAAATTACTGCCAATCCTTTCAGGTATCATTGTTGGCTATTCATTGAGCTTACTTTGCGGTATCGTCGATTTCACCCCAGTTCATCAAGCCGCTTGGTTTGCTTTACCTAACTTTACTTACCCTGAATTTAATATCAATGCGATCTTATTTATGATCCCTGTTGCTATTGCGCCAGCAGTTGAGCACGTGGGTGATATGTTAGCGATCTCAAACGTAACTGGTAAAGACTACCTTAAGAAACCTGGTTTACACCGCACGATCACAGGTGATGGTATTGCGACAATGGCAGCCTCTCTTATCGGCGCGCCACCAAATACGACTTACAGTGAAGTGACCGGTGCCGTAATGCTAACCAAAGCATTTAACCCAGTTATCATGACATGGGCTGCTGTGTGTGCCATTGTTCTTGCTCTGGTTGGTAAGCTTGGTGCGATACTACAAACGATCCCAGTTCCTGTTATGGGTGGCATTATGATCTTGTTGTTTGGTTCTATCGCAACGGTTGGTCTAAATACACTGATTAAAAACCAAGTTGATTTACATAAAGCACGTAACCTAACGATTGTAGGTGTAACTTTAGTCTTTGGTATTGGTGGTATGGCGGTAGGTATTGGTGACTTTAACCTACAAGGCGTAAGTCTTTGCGGTATCGTAGCTATTGCACTTAATTTAATTCTTCCTGATGACCTAGGTGAAAGCCATGTTGTCGACAATGCACAGATGGAAGAAGATAAATAGTTCTAGGTAAGAAAAAAGGCTTGATGAGTATAATTCATCAAGCCTTTTTAAATTCTTAATTTTTAACTTTCTAAACTAGAAAATTAAAAATTATTTAGTACCGAAGATCTTATCACCAGCATCGCCAAGACCCGGAACAATATAACCCTTGTCATTTAGCTTCTCATCGATAGCGGCAGTATAAAGCTCAACATCAGGATGTGCTTTTTCTAGCGCTTCAATACCTTCTGGTGCAGCAACAAGTACAAGTACTTTAAAGTGCTTACAACCATTCTCTTTTAGAAGGTCTAGTGTTGCGATCATAGAACCACCCGTCGCAAGCATTGGATCAACAACAAGAGCAATACGCTCATCGATGTTAGACGCTAACTTGTTAAAGTATGGTACAGGCTCTAGTGTTTCTTCATCACGATAAACACCAACAACACTAATACGTGCACTTGGGATATGCTCAAGAACACCATCCATCATGCCAAGACCTGCACGAAGAATTGGCACTACTGTTACTTTTTTGCCTTTAATTTGGTCAACTTCAACAGGGCCGTTCCAGCCGTTGATAGTCACTTTTTCTGTTTCAAAATCTGATGTTGCTTCATAAGTCAGTAGGCTACCTACTTCAGTTGCTAATTCGCGAAAACGCTTAGTACTGATCTCACCTTCACGCATTAAACCGATTTTATGTTTTATTAGCGGATGTTTTACTTCAACAACTTTCATTTCTGACTCCAGATATATTAATCAAACCTTTCAATTATACATGCTTTTTGCATTAAAAATAATTTCTAATAACAAAAAATGTGGTCATCTGACTAAAATAACTTACTTGCTTATTTTTAATTACAAAATTTCTTCAAATTTCCTTACGCAAACGTTTCCCTTTTTACATTGTGCTGTTAGAATGGCGCGGATTTTTGAAATCCAACCTATGGCGAGGACACCTCCGTGAGCGACAACAAAACTTCTCTTAGCTACAAAGATGCTGGTGTAGACATTGATGCTGGTAATGCACTTGTTGATCGAATTAAAGGCGTAGTAAAACGTACTCGTCGCCCTGAAGTAATGGGTGGCATTGGTGGTTTTGGTGCGTTATGTGAGCTTCCAACTAAATATAAACAACCTGTTTTAGTTTCTGGTACTGACGGCGTTGGTACTAAGTTACGTTTAGCGCTTGACCTAAATAAGCACGATACTATCGGTATCGACTTAGTGGCAATGTGTGTTAATGACCTAATTGTACAAGGTGGCGAACCTCTGTTCTTCCTTGACTATTATGCAACGGGCAAACTTGATATCGATGTGGCTGCTGAAGTAGTAACCGGTATCGGTGAAGGTTGTATTCAAGCAGGTTGTGCATTAATCGGTGGTGAAACTGCTGAGATGCCTGGCATGTACGAAGGCGAAGACTACGACGTTGCTGGCTTCTGTGTTGGTGTTGTTGAAAAAGAAGATATCATCGATGGCACAAAAGTCGCTGCTGGTGATGCACTAATTGCAGTTGGTTCAAGTGGCCCACACTCAAATGGTTATTCATTAATCCGTAAAATCCTTGAAGTTTCAAACGCGGATCTTAGCGAAGAACTAAACGGAAAAACCGTTGCTGACCATCTTATTGAACCAACAAAGATCTACATTAAATCAGCACTTAAAATGATTGCAGAGCATGATATTCATGCTATCTCTCATATTACTGGTGGTGGTTTCTGGGAAAATATCCCACGTGTACTTCCTGAAGGCACAAAAGCAGTTGTTGATGGTAAGAGCTGGGAATGGCCTGCTATCTTTAACTGGCTACAAGAAAAAGGTAACGTAGATACTTACGAAATGTACCGTACCTTTAACTGTGGTGTAGGCCTTGTTATCGCTCTTCCAAAAGAACAAGCTGAACAAGCTGTTGCTCTACTAAATGCCGAAGGCGAAAACGCTTGGGTTATTGGTGAAGTAGCTGCGGCAGAACAAGGTGAAGAGCAAGTAGAGATCCGTTAAT from the Aliivibrio wodanis genome contains:
- the pyrP gene encoding uracil permease; the protein is MLYNLFQGFQMLFVAFGALVLVPLLTGLDPNVALFGAGVGTLLFQLVTRRSVPIFLASSFAFIAPIIYGTQTWGIPATMSGLMVAGLVYVLLGAVIKVRGVAFIHKLLPPVVVGPVIMVIGLGLAPTAVNMALGKTGDGGFQLVDGQIAFWIAAASLFTTIGVSVFSKGFFKLLPILSGIIVGYSLSLLCGIVDFTPVHQAAWFALPNFTYPEFNINAILFMIPVAIAPAVEHVGDMLAISNVTGKDYLKKPGLHRTITGDGIATMAASLIGAPPNTTYSEVTGAVMLTKAFNPVIMTWAAVCAIVLALVGKLGAILQTIPVPVMGGIMILLFGSIATVGLNTLIKNQVDLHKARNLTIVGVTLVFGIGGMAVGIGDFNLQGVSLCGIVAIALNLILPDDLGESHVVDNAQMEEDK
- the upp gene encoding uracil phosphoribosyltransferase; the encoded protein is MKVVEVKHPLIKHKIGLMREGEISTKRFRELATEVGSLLTYEATSDFETEKVTINGWNGPVEVDQIKGKKVTVVPILRAGLGMMDGVLEHIPSARISVVGVYRDEETLEPVPYFNKLASNIDERIALVVDPMLATGGSMIATLDLLKENGCKHFKVLVLVAAPEGIEALEKAHPDVELYTAAIDEKLNDKGYIVPGLGDAGDKIFGTK
- the purM gene encoding phosphoribosylformylglycinamidine cyclo-ligase; this encodes MSDNKTSLSYKDAGVDIDAGNALVDRIKGVVKRTRRPEVMGGIGGFGALCELPTKYKQPVLVSGTDGVGTKLRLALDLNKHDTIGIDLVAMCVNDLIVQGGEPLFFLDYYATGKLDIDVAAEVVTGIGEGCIQAGCALIGGETAEMPGMYEGEDYDVAGFCVGVVEKEDIIDGTKVAAGDALIAVGSSGPHSNGYSLIRKILEVSNADLSEELNGKTVADHLIEPTKIYIKSALKMIAEHDIHAISHITGGGFWENIPRVLPEGTKAVVDGKSWEWPAIFNWLQEKGNVDTYEMYRTFNCGVGLVIALPKEQAEQAVALLNAEGENAWVIGEVAAAEQGEEQVEIR